A single genomic interval of Bradyrhizobium sp. sBnM-33 harbors:
- a CDS encoding 3-oxoacyl-ACP reductase family protein: MTKELAGKVAIVTGAGRNIGRAIALTLAEGGASIVVNARSNRAEAEAVAHEIEAAGGKALVHIGDIADAGAVQAMADAAVRQFGRIDILVNNAALRREKSFAEMDYAAWREILDVTLDGTFHCVKACLPALRKSGAGAIVNIGGLSAHTGAKNRAHVVTAKAGIIGLTRALAHDLADDGITVNCVVPGLIGTPRPKDKPEPAHHLTHQTISGNRGLPEDVAATVRFLCGPGARYVNGQAIHTNGGAYLGA, from the coding sequence ATGACCAAAGAACTCGCCGGGAAAGTCGCCATTGTCACCGGCGCCGGCCGCAATATCGGCCGCGCGATCGCGCTGACGCTGGCGGAGGGCGGTGCGTCCATTGTGGTGAATGCGCGCAGCAACCGCGCCGAGGCGGAGGCAGTCGCCCATGAGATCGAGGCTGCCGGCGGCAAGGCCCTGGTTCACATTGGCGACATCGCCGACGCCGGCGCGGTACAAGCCATGGCCGATGCTGCCGTGAGGCAATTCGGGCGCATCGATATCCTCGTCAACAACGCGGCGCTGCGGCGCGAAAAATCGTTCGCCGAGATGGACTATGCGGCGTGGCGCGAAATCCTCGACGTGACCCTCGACGGCACCTTCCACTGTGTAAAGGCCTGCCTGCCGGCGCTGCGGAAGTCCGGCGCGGGAGCCATCGTCAATATCGGCGGCCTCAGTGCGCACACGGGGGCAAAAAATCGCGCGCATGTGGTGACGGCGAAGGCTGGCATCATCGGCTTGACCCGCGCGCTGGCGCACGACCTGGCCGACGACGGCATCACGGTGAACTGCGTGGTCCCCGGGCTGATCGGCACGCCGCGGCCGAAGGATAAGCCGGAGCCGGCGCATCACTTGACCCATCAGACCATCAGCGGCAATCGAGGCTTGCCGGAAGACGTCGCCGCAACTGTGCGTTTCCTGTGCGGGCCCGGTGCGCGCTACGTCAACGGTCAGGCGATCCACACCAATGGCGGCGCCTATTTGGGCGCCTGA
- a CDS encoding xanthine dehydrogenase family protein molybdopterin-binding subunit, translated as MRPSRREFLNWVSAGGIALTLSRLGAAEAAPLPPRASLPGRTNWNPAANGAGRIDGVAKVTGAKLYASDFRAADLPGWPATTSHAMLIRAPDATHVYTGMDLARLSGALKPSVVVTSADLERIGTRVPEFYKGDLFCPVGKTPLYLGQPVGLLIFETFDAFDQARLALRDGTFVRFGEETGPVAMPPYAAYRFTRVAGATPEAPDVYSPVQAGWVSPGRSQNSPLPIWSPAAKDTEAAYAKAAIYGEQIRSELAAKNPNLLVLDREFETQLVDPTFLEPESGLAWYDRRSSKLELVLGVQSPYEAADSIAHLLGNARAPFKPARINAQFTYVGGGFGGRDHTPFVLYVALAATFFPGRPVRLAHDRYQQFQGGIKRHAFKMRSRIGVDRSTGKIQAFAADHVLDGGGLANFSPNVATVGATAAIGIYDVPKVDVTTVALHSRGVTAGSMRGYGTLQTMTALEALVDEVATALPLDPIEFRRRNALKPRGRTMTGNPYNVSVRTSEILDKLEKHAIWQQRARHKSAAPQGILVGTGVACVTKDYGSGADCSLGRIELSPEGKISIFCDHVEMGNGIGTALANRVAIHLGAVADEVSVARVDSYDALGLVTSGDPYTMDQKTQDAAERNPRWVPAISSATSASIGAHVGTHSAAEAARVIFRFGLWPAALDIWRISSNDPRAKAWAKAQWKDRQLVMPGLAPLPLSALAARAHARNLVTGAVAHSFSRWEWSRARFSLFGEQYRAEIDALALRRGNGKFERINRLSVKFPPTGNNRIGTTYTSMCGTLVRVEIEGATGALRIAKAYSVFECGQALVPEVVMGQAQGGFAMGVGYALLETLPPFEGGPGNGQWNLGQYLVARGSDLPLHDLEIEMLPPLTPDEPPKGMAEVVMVPVVPAILNAIFDATGRRFQSLPVTTSLLKGVLA; from the coding sequence ATGCGGCCTTCTCGGCGCGAATTTCTGAATTGGGTGTCGGCGGGCGGCATTGCGCTCACCCTGTCGCGCCTGGGGGCCGCGGAAGCCGCTCCCTTGCCGCCGCGCGCGTCGCTTCCGGGCCGCACGAACTGGAATCCGGCCGCCAATGGCGCGGGCCGGATCGACGGCGTCGCCAAGGTCACCGGCGCGAAGCTGTACGCTTCCGATTTTCGGGCCGCGGACCTTCCGGGTTGGCCGGCGACCACGTCGCATGCGATGCTGATCCGGGCTCCGGATGCCACGCACGTCTACACCGGTATGGATCTCGCGCGGCTCAGCGGTGCGCTCAAGCCATCGGTGGTGGTGACATCAGCCGACCTCGAAAGGATCGGCACACGCGTTCCCGAATTCTACAAAGGCGACCTGTTCTGCCCGGTCGGCAAGACGCCGCTCTATCTGGGGCAGCCGGTCGGGCTTTTGATCTTCGAGACTTTTGATGCCTTCGATCAGGCACGTCTCGCCTTGCGCGACGGCACATTCGTGAGATTCGGCGAGGAGACGGGCCCCGTCGCGATGCCGCCTTACGCCGCCTATCGCTTCACGCGCGTAGCCGGCGCAACCCCAGAGGCGCCTGACGTCTACTCGCCGGTCCAGGCGGGCTGGGTCAGTCCGGGACGCTCGCAGAACTCGCCGCTTCCGATTTGGTCTCCGGCCGCCAAGGACACCGAGGCGGCCTACGCCAAAGCCGCCATTTATGGCGAGCAAATCCGTAGCGAACTTGCGGCCAAAAATCCAAACCTGCTGGTGCTGGACCGCGAGTTCGAGACACAGTTGGTCGATCCGACGTTTCTCGAGCCGGAATCCGGTCTCGCCTGGTACGACAGGAGGAGCAGCAAACTCGAACTGGTGCTTGGCGTGCAGTCGCCCTACGAGGCGGCCGATTCGATCGCGCATCTTCTCGGCAATGCTCGCGCACCGTTCAAGCCGGCAAGGATCAATGCTCAGTTTACCTATGTCGGCGGCGGGTTCGGCGGACGCGATCACACCCCGTTCGTGCTGTACGTGGCGCTGGCAGCGACGTTCTTCCCCGGCCGTCCAGTCCGGCTGGCGCATGATCGTTACCAACAGTTTCAGGGCGGCATCAAACGCCACGCCTTTAAGATGCGATCCCGCATCGGCGTCGACCGCTCGACCGGCAAGATCCAGGCCTTCGCCGCGGACCACGTCCTCGACGGCGGCGGCCTCGCGAATTTTTCACCCAACGTAGCTACCGTCGGCGCGACCGCTGCGATCGGTATCTATGATGTTCCGAAAGTCGATGTGACAACGGTCGCGCTGCATTCGCGCGGCGTGACCGCGGGATCGATGCGCGGTTATGGCACGTTGCAGACGATGACCGCGCTGGAAGCGCTGGTCGACGAGGTGGCGACCGCCTTGCCTCTCGACCCCATTGAATTCCGGCGGCGCAATGCGCTGAAGCCTAGGGGCCGGACCATGACCGGCAATCCCTATAATGTTTCGGTCCGCACGTCGGAAATTCTAGACAAGCTCGAAAAGCACGCAATCTGGCAGCAGCGCGCGCGGCACAAATCGGCTGCGCCGCAAGGCATCCTCGTCGGCACCGGCGTTGCCTGCGTCACCAAGGATTATGGCTCGGGCGCCGATTGTTCGCTGGGCCGCATCGAGCTTTCGCCGGAAGGAAAGATCTCGATCTTCTGTGACCATGTCGAGATGGGCAACGGCATCGGCACGGCGCTCGCGAACCGCGTCGCCATACATCTCGGCGCAGTTGCCGATGAAGTGTCGGTGGCGCGGGTCGATAGCTATGATGCGCTGGGGCTGGTCACATCAGGCGATCCCTACACGATGGACCAGAAGACGCAGGACGCCGCGGAGAGAAATCCGCGCTGGGTGCCTGCTATCAGTTCGGCGACCAGCGCTTCAATCGGTGCGCATGTCGGCACCCATTCGGCTGCCGAGGCAGCGCGCGTCATCTTCCGTTTCGGTCTCTGGCCGGCCGCGCTGGACATCTGGCGTATTTCGTCGAACGATCCTCGTGCCAAGGCTTGGGCGAAAGCACAGTGGAAGGACAGGCAACTCGTCATGCCCGGCCTTGCGCCGTTGCCGCTATCGGCACTGGCTGCAAGAGCGCATGCGAGGAATTTAGTCACCGGCGCGGTGGCGCACAGCTTCTCTCGCTGGGAGTGGTCGCGTGCCCGCTTTTCCCTTTTTGGCGAACAATACCGCGCCGAGATCGATGCACTGGCGCTGCGCAGGGGCAACGGCAAGTTCGAGCGGATCAACCGGCTCAGTGTCAAATTTCCGCCGACCGGCAATAACCGGATCGGTACTACCTATACCTCGATGTGCGGCACGCTGGTCCGTGTCGAGATCGAGGGTGCCACCGGCGCGCTGCGTATCGCAAAAGCCTACAGCGTGTTCGAATGCGGTCAGGCGCTGGTGCCTGAAGTCGTGATGGGGCAGGCGCAGGGCGGCTTTGCGATGGGCGTCGGCTATGCCTTGCTCGAGACGTTGCCGCCCTTCGAAGGCGGTCCCGGCAACGGGCAGTGGAATCTCGGGCAGTATCTCGTCGCGCGCGGATCGGATCTGCCGCTGCATGACCTCGAAATCGAGATGCTGCCGCCCCTGACGCCGGACGAGCCGCCAAAGGGCATGGCGGAAGTCGTCATGGTTCCGGTGGTGCCTGCGATCCTGAATGCGATCTTCGATGCCACCGGCCGCCGCTTCCAGTCCCTGCCGGTAACGACAAGCCTGCTCAAGGGAGTTTTGGCGTGA
- a CDS encoding tripartite tricarboxylate transporter substrate binding protein yields MRLRTVLALAVAVAEATLLATAGLAQDYPSRPVKVIVPFGAGGPADVTARQIGSILQESFGQAFVIENRTGAGGVIGTQEAVKSPPDGYTLLMMSNTQTANESLVPQRKYELMRDLAPIAPVNYSDLVIVVHPSVQAKTLQEFIALAKSQPGKLNYASSGQGTPYHMAGELFKAMARIDLVHVPYRNSGEARSGVIGGQVQMMIDAVPAMAPNVAENQVRALATTGKTRSTVLPNAPTVIEAGIPGYEATIWLGLMAPMGTPKPIIDKLNAAVNDIVKRPDIIKLWMQQGVVPMSMTAAEFDKFLRGDIVKWAEVVKKFDKPPQ; encoded by the coding sequence ATGCGCTTGAGAACAGTGCTTGCGCTGGCTGTTGCCGTTGCGGAAGCAACCCTCCTTGCTACGGCGGGTCTGGCGCAGGACTATCCCTCGCGACCGGTGAAGGTGATCGTGCCCTTCGGCGCCGGAGGGCCTGCCGACGTCACCGCCCGGCAGATCGGCAGCATCCTCCAGGAAAGCTTTGGGCAGGCCTTCGTGATCGAGAACCGCACCGGCGCCGGCGGCGTGATCGGCACGCAGGAAGCCGTCAAGTCGCCGCCGGACGGCTACACGCTGCTGATGATGTCGAACACCCAGACCGCCAATGAATCGCTTGTGCCGCAGCGCAAATACGAACTGATGCGCGATCTCGCGCCGATCGCGCCGGTCAACTATTCCGACCTCGTCATCGTGGTTCACCCTTCCGTGCAGGCGAAGACGCTGCAGGAATTCATCGCACTCGCCAAATCGCAGCCTGGCAAACTGAACTACGCTTCCTCCGGCCAGGGCACGCCGTACCATATGGCAGGCGAGCTGTTCAAAGCGATGGCCCGCATTGACCTCGTGCACGTGCCTTACCGTAACAGCGGCGAGGCGCGCAGCGGCGTGATCGGCGGCCAGGTTCAGATGATGATCGACGCAGTTCCGGCGATGGCCCCGAACGTCGCGGAAAACCAGGTCCGCGCGCTGGCGACGACCGGCAAGACGCGATCGACTGTCCTTCCCAATGCGCCGACGGTGATCGAAGCCGGCATTCCCGGCTACGAGGCCACGATCTGGCTCGGCTTGATGGCGCCGATGGGTACGCCAAAGCCGATCATCGACAAACTCAATGCGGCCGTGAACGACATTGTGAAGCGACCTGACATCATAAAACTATGGATGCAACAGGGCGTCGTCCCTATGTCAATGACTGCAGCCGAATTCGACAAATTCCTCCGCGGCGATATCGTGAAATGGGCGGAGGTGGTCAAGAAATTCGACAAGCCGCCGCAATAA
- a CDS encoding Isoquinoline 1-oxidoreductase subunit, with protein sequence MKSELRFQLLVAVVAVVPSMFAGYAVSQTAPSALASPDSFASIADADARSAAMFTELGRVLTHPRCTNCHPATDRPRQGDEARLHQPPVTRGPDGHGLAAMRCSICHKNANFEPGRMPGHPEWHLAPREMAWEGKPVAEICAQLKDPARNGGRKLEELIHHIGEDTLVGWAWAPGGGRSPVPGTQKQAGALVEAWVKTGAACPAQ encoded by the coding sequence ATGAAATCGGAGTTGCGCTTCCAGCTTCTGGTCGCCGTGGTCGCGGTCGTGCCAAGTATGTTCGCCGGCTACGCTGTCTCCCAAACCGCGCCGTCCGCGTTAGCAAGCCCGGACAGCTTTGCTTCAATTGCTGATGCCGATGCGCGCTCGGCGGCCATGTTTACCGAGCTGGGCAGGGTGCTCACCCATCCGCGCTGCACCAATTGTCATCCGGCAACCGATCGGCCGCGGCAAGGCGATGAGGCTCGGCTGCATCAGCCGCCGGTGACGCGTGGCCCGGACGGCCATGGCCTTGCCGCGATGCGTTGTTCGATTTGCCACAAGAACGCGAACTTTGAACCAGGCCGGATGCCGGGCCATCCGGAATGGCACCTCGCGCCGCGCGAAATGGCGTGGGAAGGCAAGCCGGTTGCCGAAATCTGTGCGCAGCTCAAAGACCCCGCACGCAACGGCGGGCGCAAGCTCGAGGAACTCATCCATCATATCGGCGAAGATACGCTGGTTGGTTGGGCTTGGGCCCCGGGAGGAGGCCGCAGCCCCGTGCCGGGTACGCAGAAGCAGGCCGGTGCGCTGGTCGAGGCCTGGGTAAAGACCGGCGCGGCCTGTCCCGCGCAGTAA
- a CDS encoding molybdopterin oxidoreductase family protein has product MNQHAKVDIRHSTCPHDCPSACALDIEVIDGRSIGRVRGSKQQTYTAGVVCAKVARYAERIHHPDRLLYPMRRTGPKGSGQFARISWDEALDEIAARFDQAEREFGAESVWPYYYAGTMGLVMRDGINRLAHVKKYSRYYSTICANIARVGFAIGTGKIAGVDPREMGVSDLVVIWGTNPVNTQVNVMTHASRARKERGAKIAAVDVYNNDTMKQADIKILLRPGTDGAFACGVMHVLFREGYADRAYMDRYTDCPDELERHLATRTPEWASKISSVPVEEIEAFARLVGQTKRTFFRLGYGFTRSRNGATQMHAALCIPAVTGAWQYEGGGAFFNNASIWQFNESIIEGHDAIDPTTRWLDQSQIGRILTGDTDALKGGGPVKAMLIQNTNPVTVAPEQALVRRGFAREDLFAAVHEQFMTETAAMADIVLPATMFMEHDDLYYGGGHQHISVGPKLIDPPGECRSNHEVLQGLGRRLNAVHLGFEMTPRELIDATLKKSSHGDIETLEADLWRDIQPDFRTSHYLDGFAHPDKKFHFKADWAHPPSGKPGLGPWEQMPSLPDHWMVVEEADEAHPFRLATSPSRSFLNTSFNETPSSIAREGSPTVMIHPEDAASLAIADGDAVTLGNTRGETTLTARLFDGLRRGVLVAESIHPNKAHIGGRGINMLTGAETVAPVGGAAFHDNKVWVKKATSASGRKS; this is encoded by the coding sequence ATGAACCAGCATGCCAAGGTCGACATCCGCCACTCCACCTGTCCGCACGATTGTCCGTCGGCCTGTGCTCTCGATATCGAGGTGATCGACGGGCGCTCGATCGGCCGGGTCCGCGGCTCCAAGCAGCAGACCTATACGGCGGGCGTGGTCTGCGCCAAGGTTGCGCGCTACGCCGAGCGCATTCATCATCCAGACCGGCTGCTCTACCCGATGCGCCGCACTGGACCGAAAGGCTCCGGCCAGTTTGCGCGGATTTCCTGGGATGAGGCGTTGGACGAAATCGCTGCGCGCTTCGATCAGGCCGAACGCGAATTCGGCGCTGAATCGGTCTGGCCCTATTACTATGCCGGCACCATGGGGCTCGTGATGCGCGACGGCATCAATCGCCTGGCGCATGTAAAAAAATACTCGCGCTACTACTCGACGATCTGCGCCAACATCGCGCGCGTCGGCTTCGCGATCGGTACCGGCAAGATCGCCGGCGTCGATCCTCGCGAGATGGGCGTCTCCGATCTCGTCGTGATCTGGGGCACCAATCCGGTGAACACCCAGGTCAACGTGATGACGCATGCCTCGCGCGCCCGCAAGGAGCGCGGCGCGAAAATCGCCGCGGTCGACGTCTACAACAACGACACCATGAAGCAGGCCGACATCAAGATATTGCTCCGGCCGGGGACCGACGGCGCCTTCGCCTGCGGCGTCATGCACGTGCTGTTCCGCGAAGGTTACGCGGACCGCGCCTATATGGATCGTTATACCGACTGTCCGGACGAACTCGAGAGGCATCTGGCGACCCGCACGCCGGAATGGGCTTCGAAGATCTCGAGCGTCCCGGTCGAGGAGATCGAGGCGTTCGCGCGCCTGGTCGGCCAGACCAAGCGTACGTTCTTCCGCCTCGGCTACGGCTTTACGCGCAGCCGCAACGGCGCAACGCAGATGCATGCGGCGTTGTGCATCCCGGCAGTGACCGGTGCATGGCAGTATGAAGGCGGCGGCGCATTCTTCAACAATGCTTCGATCTGGCAGTTCAACGAATCCATCATCGAGGGGCACGACGCGATCGACCCTACGACCCGCTGGCTCGACCAGTCCCAGATCGGGCGCATCCTGACTGGCGATACCGACGCCCTGAAAGGCGGTGGTCCGGTGAAGGCAATGTTGATCCAGAACACTAATCCGGTGACGGTCGCCCCCGAACAGGCGCTGGTGCGCCGGGGATTTGCGCGCGAGGACCTGTTCGCCGCGGTGCATGAGCAGTTCATGACTGAGACGGCGGCCATGGCCGATATCGTGCTCCCCGCCACCATGTTCATGGAACATGACGATCTCTACTACGGCGGTGGCCACCAACATATTTCGGTCGGCCCCAAGCTGATCGATCCGCCCGGCGAGTGCCGTTCCAATCATGAGGTGCTGCAAGGCCTCGGCCGGCGTCTCAATGCCGTGCATCTCGGATTTGAGATGACGCCGCGCGAACTGATTGATGCGACGCTGAAGAAGAGCAGCCACGGCGACATCGAGACGCTGGAAGCGGATCTGTGGCGTGACATCCAGCCGGATTTTCGTACCTCGCATTATCTCGACGGCTTTGCGCATCCGGACAAGAAGTTCCACTTCAAGGCCGATTGGGCGCATCCTCCGTCCGGTAAGCCTGGCCTCGGTCCGTGGGAGCAGATGCCATCGCTGCCGGACCACTGGATGGTCGTCGAGGAGGCGGATGAGGCGCATCCGTTCCGGCTCGCCACCAGTCCGTCGCGCAGCTTCCTCAATACCAGCTTCAACGAAACCCCGTCGTCAATCGCGCGCGAGGGCAGTCCGACCGTGATGATCCATCCCGAGGATGCGGCGTCACTCGCGATTGCCGACGGCGATGCCGTCACGCTCGGCAACACGCGTGGAGAAACGACGTTGACCGCGCGGCTATTCGACGGCCTGCGCCGTGGCGTGCTGGTCGCGGAATCCATTCATCCCAACAAGGCCCATATCGGTGGTCGCGGCATTAACATGTTGACCGGTGCCGAAACGGTCGCGCCGGTCGGCGGCGCCGCGTTTCATGACAACAAGGTCTGGGTGAAAAAGGCGACCTCAGCCAGTGGGCGCAAGAGTTAG
- a CDS encoding (2Fe-2S)-binding protein, protein MPSVRFRLNGVELEIDADPDRSLLDILRGHLGMTGPHFGCGAGECGACNVMVGDRAISACDTPLWSVAGKDVTTIEGLGTSEQPHPLQRAFIAEQALQCGYCVSGILMSAAALLRRNPSPTSREVKEALDRNLCRCGSHNRMVRAVLRAAEEMAAG, encoded by the coding sequence ATGCCAAGCGTTCGATTTCGCCTCAATGGCGTCGAGCTGGAAATTGACGCCGATCCCGACCGCTCATTGCTCGATATTCTGCGCGGGCATCTCGGTATGACCGGACCGCATTTCGGCTGCGGCGCCGGCGAATGCGGCGCCTGCAACGTCATGGTCGGCGATCGCGCGATATCGGCCTGCGATACGCCGCTCTGGTCGGTGGCGGGCAAGGATGTGACGACAATCGAAGGGCTGGGAACGAGCGAGCAGCCGCATCCGCTGCAGCGTGCCTTCATCGCTGAGCAGGCGCTGCAATGCGGCTATTGCGTTTCCGGCATCCTGATGAGCGCGGCGGCGCTGTTAAGGCGAAATCCGTCGCCGACCAGCCGGGAGGTAAAGGAAGCGCTCGATCGCAATCTCTGCCGCTGCGGCTCGCATAATCGCATGGTACGGGCGGTGCTGCGCGCGGCCGAAGAAATGGCGGCAGGATGA
- a CDS encoding MmgE/PrpD family protein: MPSGLPRISVAETLAEKIVAVRAGALPEATAHKCEDLLIDVVGLCVTARNEDYVGSALAGCDDDGPCTAIGHKRTLSAAGAAFVNGTAAHGEDFDDTFEGGPVHAGAVIVPAVLAVCERHNPDGRMALIGIAVGTEVLCRLSLVVPKAVHKAGFHPTAVFGAIGAAAGIGAALGFNARQIVDALGVAGSMAGGIIEYLAEGAWTKRLHAGWAAQSGIRAALLARGGFVGPRTVFEGVHGLFHGFAHTTDGDYAALTGDFGARWVTDTLAFKPYPCGTMAQPYIDCARRLAARGVKPEDVAEIVCEVAEGTVHRLWEPLADKQRPRNGYAAKFAVPYLLATGFVHGSVGLGAFTENAIRDPRVLALAARVKFVIDPDNPYPNNYTGHIRATLRDGSVVEERQPYLRGGAQEPLTRQDVTDKFLLNADHGGWSAMQSEAALKLMAGLYNGRIDLSSLRG; encoded by the coding sequence ATGCCCTCCGGACTGCCCAGGATTTCGGTCGCCGAAACGCTTGCGGAAAAGATCGTTGCAGTGCGAGCGGGCGCATTACCGGAGGCGACCGCGCACAAATGCGAGGACCTGCTGATCGACGTGGTTGGCCTATGCGTGACGGCGCGGAACGAGGATTACGTCGGAAGTGCGCTGGCCGGTTGCGACGATGACGGTCCCTGCACGGCGATCGGCCACAAGCGCACGCTGAGCGCGGCCGGCGCCGCCTTCGTCAACGGCACTGCCGCCCACGGCGAGGATTTCGATGATACTTTCGAAGGTGGTCCGGTGCATGCCGGCGCCGTGATCGTACCGGCAGTGCTCGCCGTCTGTGAGCGGCACAACCCGGATGGCCGCATGGCGCTGATCGGGATTGCGGTCGGCACCGAAGTGCTGTGTCGGTTGAGTCTCGTCGTGCCCAAGGCCGTTCATAAGGCGGGCTTTCACCCGACTGCGGTCTTCGGCGCGATCGGTGCGGCCGCCGGCATCGGTGCAGCGCTTGGCTTCAACGCCAGGCAGATCGTCGATGCGCTCGGCGTCGCCGGCAGCATGGCCGGCGGCATCATCGAATATCTCGCCGAAGGCGCCTGGACCAAGCGGCTGCATGCCGGATGGGCGGCGCAATCAGGCATCCGCGCGGCGCTGTTGGCGCGGGGAGGGTTCGTCGGTCCGCGAACGGTGTTCGAGGGCGTGCATGGCCTATTCCATGGCTTCGCGCATACCACCGATGGCGACTATGCCGCGCTGACCGGCGATTTCGGCGCGCGCTGGGTGACGGACACGCTGGCGTTCAAGCCTTATCCATGCGGAACGATGGCGCAGCCCTATATCGACTGTGCGCGTCGTCTCGCCGCGCGCGGCGTAAAGCCGGAGGATGTCGCCGAGATCGTCTGCGAAGTAGCGGAGGGAACGGTGCACCGGCTGTGGGAGCCGCTGGCCGACAAGCAGCGTCCGCGCAACGGCTATGCCGCAAAGTTCGCAGTGCCTTATCTGCTGGCCACCGGCTTCGTGCATGGCAGCGTCGGGCTCGGTGCGTTCACCGAAAACGCGATCCGCGATCCGCGCGTGCTGGCGCTCGCCGCCAGAGTGAAATTCGTGATCGACCCTGACAATCCCTATCCGAACAACTACACCGGCCACATCCGCGCCACGCTCAGAGATGGCAGCGTGGTGGAAGAGCGGCAGCCGTATCTGCGCGGCGGTGCGCAGGAGCCGCTGACGCGGCAGGACGTGACCGACAAGTTTCTGCTCAACGCCGATCATGGCGGCTGGAGCGCCATGCAAAGTGAAGCGGCGTTGAAACTGATGGCAGGGCTGTATAATGGCCGCATCGATCTTTCCTCATTGCGCGGGTAG
- a CDS encoding ABC transporter substrate-binding protein, translating to MKHPGISRRDVLAGTGAVLAGAAFSTRVMAAAPPPEAVTPALIEAAKKEGKVIYYTSTDLPVAEKLAKAFEAKYPGIAVRVERTGAERLFQRIGQEYSSNIHAVDIVNSSDAAHFIVWKRDGILAPYVPEDVAKFYPAEHKDPDGQFASFRVWLSIIAYNTNLVKAEEAPKSFADLLDPKWKGKIVKAHPGYSGTIMTATYQMQRDLGWSFFEKLARQNIMQVQSSADPPKKLDLGERAVMADGNEYNIFQMREAGRPVEPVYATEGSPLIIGPNGVFKDAPNPNAARLFQQFSLSREAQQLIVDVGGLRSVHSQTVEKAGRTPLKDIKTMKDDAAAVEKESEAIKARYTKIFRV from the coding sequence ATGAAACACCCAGGGATTTCGCGCCGCGACGTGCTGGCTGGCACAGGCGCCGTTCTCGCAGGCGCAGCATTTTCCACGCGCGTCATGGCGGCTGCGCCTCCGCCGGAAGCGGTCACGCCCGCGCTGATCGAGGCGGCGAAGAAGGAAGGCAAAGTCATCTATTACACCTCGACCGACTTGCCGGTCGCGGAGAAGCTGGCGAAGGCGTTCGAGGCGAAATATCCGGGCATTGCGGTACGTGTCGAGCGCACCGGCGCGGAGCGCTTGTTCCAGCGTATCGGCCAGGAATATTCCAGCAATATCCACGCCGTCGACATCGTGAATTCATCCGACGCCGCGCATTTCATCGTCTGGAAACGTGACGGCATTCTGGCGCCCTACGTGCCGGAAGACGTCGCAAAATTCTATCCGGCCGAGCACAAGGATCCGGACGGCCAGTTTGCCAGCTTCCGCGTCTGGCTCAGCATCATCGCCTACAACACAAATCTGGTGAAAGCGGAGGAGGCGCCGAAGAGTTTTGCCGATCTGCTCGATCCCAAGTGGAAGGGCAAGATCGTCAAGGCACATCCGGGCTATAGCGGCACCATCATGACCGCGACCTACCAGATGCAGCGCGATCTCGGCTGGAGCTTTTTCGAGAAGCTCGCCAGGCAGAACATCATGCAGGTGCAGTCGTCGGCCGATCCGCCGAAAAAACTCGATCTCGGCGAGCGCGCGGTGATGGCCGACGGCAACGAATACAACATCTTCCAGATGAGGGAGGCAGGCCGCCCGGTCGAGCCGGTGTACGCCACGGAAGGGTCGCCGCTGATTATCGGACCGAACGGTGTCTTCAAGGATGCACCCAACCCCAACGCGGCAAGGCTGTTTCAGCAGTTCAGTCTCAGCCGGGAGGCCCAGCAGCTCATCGTCGATGTCGGCGGTCTCCGCTCGGTGCATTCTCAAACCGTCGAGAAAGCGGGACGCACGCCGCTCAAGGACATCAAGACCATGAAGGACGACGCGGCGGCAGTGGAGAAGGAGAGCGAGGCCATCAAGGCGCGCTATACAAAAATCTTCCGCGTTTGA
- a CDS encoding (2Fe-2S)-binding protein yields MTKLSLTINGRAYGPVDVRDELSMNDFLREYLGMTGTKFGCGAAQCLSCAVIVDAPDGTSYTSPTCITSAASFDGKTIRTVEGHAKDGELSALQKAFIQHFAFQCGYCTAGFLNEGQVLLERLAKAPVKRADLETTIAEALDGHICRCTGYIKYHEAVGDVILADSKRYLAATR; encoded by the coding sequence GTGACCAAATTGAGTCTGACAATTAACGGCCGCGCGTATGGACCGGTGGACGTGCGCGACGAACTTTCGATGAACGATTTCCTGCGCGAGTATCTCGGGATGACCGGCACCAAGTTCGGCTGCGGCGCCGCGCAGTGCCTGAGTTGCGCCGTGATCGTCGATGCTCCCGATGGGACGAGTTACACCAGCCCGACCTGTATCACATCGGCGGCGAGTTTTGACGGCAAGACCATCCGTACGGTCGAAGGACACGCCAAGGACGGCGAACTTTCGGCGCTGCAGAAGGCGTTCATCCAGCACTTCGCCTTCCAATGTGGCTACTGTACCGCGGGCTTCCTCAACGAGGGGCAGGTCTTGCTGGAGCGCCTGGCCAAGGCTCCTGTGAAACGCGCCGACCTGGAAACGACAATAGCCGAAGCGCTTGATGGTCACATCTGCCGCTGCACCGGCTACATCAAATATCACGAGGCGGTGGGTGACGTGATCCTGGCGGATTCCAAACGCTATCTCGCAGCGACCCGGTGA